In a genomic window of Bdellovibrionota bacterium:
- a CDS encoding ABC transporter permease — translation MMSLFLPSLSLTWREIIRFYRQRSRVVGALLTPLVFWLVIGSGIDWSFGGGAAGAKGGYREYFYPGSLLMILLFTSIFSTISIIEDRREGFLQGVLVAPVSRGSIVLGKTFGACILSVMQGLIFLILAPLAGIPLSVSTLVVLMVVLTLVSFGLSTLGFLLAWRMESIQGFHSIMNLFLMPLWLASGAVFPASGAPTWMKWILAANPLTYSMALIRHAMGTPNTAGLPSAGLSLAVVVLFSLVLFGWASIEVRRPRKTFAG, via the coding sequence ATGATGTCGCTTTTCCTTCCTTCCCTCTCTTTGACGTGGCGCGAGATTATTCGCTTTTACCGGCAGCGGAGCCGCGTCGTGGGTGCGCTCCTCACTCCCTTGGTATTTTGGCTGGTCATCGGATCCGGGATCGATTGGTCGTTCGGCGGTGGAGCGGCCGGAGCGAAAGGCGGATACCGGGAATATTTCTACCCCGGTTCGCTTTTGATGATTTTGTTGTTCACGTCGATCTTCTCGACGATTTCGATTATTGAGGACCGCCGGGAAGGCTTTCTCCAAGGGGTTTTGGTGGCGCCGGTCTCTCGGGGGAGCATCGTGTTGGGAAAGACGTTTGGAGCCTGCATTCTTTCCGTCATGCAGGGACTTATCTTTCTCATTCTGGCTCCGTTGGCGGGCATTCCGCTTAGCGTGTCCACTCTCGTCGTTCTGATGGTGGTTTTGACGCTGGTCAGCTTCGGCCTTTCGACCCTCGGCTTCTTGTTGGCCTGGCGGATGGAGTCGATCCAGGGGTTTCACTCGATTATGAACCTTTTCCTGATGCCTCTTTGGCTGGCGTCCGGAGCCGTCTTCCCGGCATCGGGGGCGCCCACGTGGATGAAGTGGATCTTGGCGGCGAATCCGTTGACCTATTCGATGGCGCTCATTCGACACGCGATGGGAACGCCGAACACGGCCGGGCTTCCGTCGGCGGGATTGTCACTTGCGGTGGTCGTCTTATTTTCGCTGGTTTTGTTCGGCTGGGCCTCGAT
- a CDS encoding ABC transporter ATP-binding protein — MKQTNFNLPAVETIDLTHSYGTRIALNGVSLSVSRGESFGFLGPNGGGKTTLFRILSTLISPTSGTARIFGRDVAKEPNLARKEIGVVFQNPSLDARLTVRENLAHQGHLYGMHGRSLRQRADDLLNRFGLIDRANDTASSLSGGLKRRVEIAKALLHTPRLLLLDEPSTGLDPAARREVWKMLEQLRKEGDVTVLLTTHIMEEADGCDRIAILHHGRVVSVGTPDELKRKVRGDVISLDAGNAAQLAGRIAKRFSVEPTVIDGCVRIEHPQATQFLVDVVNEFRTDISAVTLRKPTLEDVFVHETGDRFWESLAENRA; from the coding sequence ATGAAACAGACGAATTTTAACCTTCCGGCCGTCGAGACGATCGATCTCACGCATTCGTACGGAACGCGTATAGCCTTGAACGGCGTATCACTTTCCGTAAGTCGCGGAGAGAGCTTCGGTTTCCTGGGCCCGAACGGCGGCGGGAAGACGACACTCTTTCGCATTTTATCGACGCTGATTTCGCCGACTTCGGGAACGGCTCGGATCTTCGGCCGGGACGTGGCGAAGGAACCGAACCTCGCGCGAAAGGAGATCGGCGTGGTCTTTCAGAATCCGAGCTTGGACGCCCGGCTCACAGTTCGGGAGAATCTTGCGCATCAGGGGCATCTGTACGGCATGCATGGGAGATCGCTTCGGCAACGGGCGGACGATCTTCTGAATAGATTCGGGTTAATCGACCGCGCGAACGATACAGCATCCTCTCTTTCCGGCGGGCTTAAACGCCGAGTCGAAATCGCCAAAGCGTTGCTGCACACTCCGCGCCTTTTGCTCTTGGACGAACCGTCCACCGGCCTCGATCCCGCCGCTCGCCGGGAGGTCTGGAAGATGCTGGAGCAGCTTCGAAAAGAGGGCGACGTCACCGTTCTTTTGACGACACATATCATGGAGGAAGCCGATGGTTGCGACCGGATTGCGATTCTTCACCATGGAAGGGTCGTCTCCGTGGGTACGCCGGACGAACTCAAACGCAAAGTTCGAGGGGATGTGATCTCACTAGACGCGGGAAACGCGGCTCAATTGGCCGGCCGGATCGCCAAACGATTTTCCGTGGAGCCGACGGTCATCGACGGTTGCGTTCGGATCGAACATCCGCAGGCTACGCAATTTCTGGTCGACGTCGTCAACGAGTTTCGGACGGATATTTCGGCGGTCACGCTTCGAAAACCGACGCTGGAGGACGTGTTCGTGCATGAAACGGGGGACCGATTTTGGGAATCTCTGGCGGAGAATCGGGCATGA
- the cyoE gene encoding heme o synthase, with translation MKTAWVHRYAVFTACATLFLIVAGGLVTSTGSGLAVPDWPLSYGQWFPPMVGGIFYEHGHRMVAAGVGFFTVLLAFWLAWKERRSVRTLGWIALAAVILQGVLGGLTVLFLLPAPISVGHACLGQTFFCIVVAIAVLTSPRWKSLSRENESAAISALSIMTASAIYLQLILGAVMRHIQAGLAIPDFPLSFGHLLPPQFDLPIAIHFAHRVWGAVVFLLALLIFVHVKRRYSGVRSLILPASILLALTAAQIILGGITIWMEKAAIPATAHVATGASILATAVVLAMTAVRRFALRRASWRQLFSSGHDYYILTKPRVTFLVCVTTSVGYYLASSGSMHAGHFIWTVAATALASAGAGTLNQVLERRIDGLMKRTAGRPLPTGRLSMVQGAGFGIALCVLGLSLYYTQVSSKAAVLAAITLVSYLFVYTPLKPVTQLCTIIGAIPGAIPALIGWVAGSGSLSIGAWILFGILFFWQLPHFFSIAWLYRDDYARAKLAVLPVVDPSGQRTARQTLLFSIATVTIALLPTWLGLSGLIYLAGASILGVIFFSHCLVLARERSVACARRVLISSVVYLPFLLALMAADKQ, from the coding sequence ATGAAGACAGCGTGGGTACATCGATATGCCGTGTTTACGGCGTGCGCCACGCTGTTTCTCATTGTAGCAGGCGGACTTGTCACCAGCACCGGTTCGGGGTTAGCCGTTCCGGACTGGCCTCTTTCGTACGGCCAATGGTTTCCCCCCATGGTGGGAGGTATCTTTTACGAGCACGGCCATCGAATGGTGGCCGCCGGCGTCGGGTTTTTCACCGTCCTTCTGGCGTTTTGGCTTGCGTGGAAAGAACGTCGCTCCGTCCGAACGCTGGGATGGATCGCCTTGGCGGCCGTTATCCTTCAGGGTGTGCTGGGCGGTTTGACGGTGCTTTTCCTGTTGCCCGCTCCGATTTCGGTAGGGCACGCGTGTTTGGGGCAAACCTTTTTTTGCATCGTTGTCGCGATTGCGGTTTTGACGTCGCCGCGCTGGAAAAGCCTTTCCCGCGAAAACGAGAGTGCGGCGATCTCCGCGCTTTCCATAATGACGGCGTCCGCGATTTATCTTCAGTTGATATTGGGCGCTGTTATGCGCCACATCCAAGCGGGCCTCGCGATACCCGACTTTCCGCTTTCGTTCGGGCATCTCCTGCCTCCGCAATTTGATCTGCCGATCGCGATTCACTTTGCGCACCGAGTCTGGGGTGCGGTGGTTTTCCTGTTGGCTCTCTTAATATTTGTTCACGTGAAGCGACGGTACTCCGGCGTCCGATCGCTGATTCTTCCGGCGTCGATCCTGCTTGCTTTGACGGCGGCGCAGATCATTCTCGGCGGAATCACGATTTGGATGGAAAAGGCCGCTATCCCGGCGACGGCGCATGTAGCCACCGGCGCATCGATTCTCGCCACGGCTGTGGTTCTGGCGATGACGGCGGTTCGACGCTTCGCTTTACGTCGGGCGTCCTGGCGGCAATTGTTCTCGTCCGGACATGACTATTACATTTTGACCAAACCGAGGGTGACGTTTCTTGTCTGTGTTACGACATCGGTGGGGTATTACCTCGCTTCCTCCGGCTCGATGCATGCAGGTCATTTCATCTGGACGGTGGCCGCCACGGCGCTCGCAAGTGCCGGAGCCGGAACGCTGAACCAGGTCTTGGAGCGAAGAATCGACGGTCTGATGAAACGGACGGCGGGGAGGCCTCTCCCTACAGGACGCCTGAGCATGGTTCAGGGAGCTGGTTTTGGGATTGCATTATGCGTGCTGGGACTTTCGCTCTATTACACGCAAGTGAGCTCGAAGGCTGCGGTCCTTGCCGCCATCACGCTTGTTTCCTACCTCTTCGTCTACACGCCGCTCAAACCGGTGACACAGCTTTGTACGATCATCGGAGCCATCCCGGGTGCGATCCCGGCTTTGATCGGATGGGTGGCGGGAAGCGGATCCCTCAGTATTGGCGCGTGGATTTTGTTCGGCATTCTCTTTTTCTGGCAGCTCCCGCATTTTTTTTCGATCGCCTGGCTTTACCGCGACGACTATGCCCGGGCAAAGCTTGCCGTTCTGCCGGTCGTGGATCCGTCCGGACAAAGAACGGCGCGACAGACGTTGCTCTTTAGCATAGCCACGGTAACGATCGCGCTTTTGCCGACCTGGTTGGGACTCTCCGGCCTGATTTATCTGGCGGGAGCCAGCATCTTGGGCGTCATTTTTTTCTCTCATTGCCTCGTCTTGGCGCGCGAACGGTCGGTGGCGTGTGCGCGACGAGTCCTGATTTCTTCCGTGGTCTATCTTCCCTTTCTCCTGGCTCTGATGGCGGCGGATAAACAGTAG
- a CDS encoding carboxypeptidase regulatory-like domain-containing protein: protein MRFWHIAAPVVALLVSMNSFAAATVSGKVNFKGTPPAAKPIKMNADPNCMKLHAKAVMTDYVIVNKNGTLKNAFVYVKDGLTGKSFTASTTAVTFDQRGCQYAPHVFGMMVNQPLNILNSDPTLHNVHAMPKASKQFNAGMPVKDMKITRKFEKPEIMVPIKCDVHPWMKAYVGVLDHPYYSVTNDEGAFEIKDLPVGKYTVTAWHEKYGTKDMSITVEVGKPATIDFTFESTGAEAAKAE, encoded by the coding sequence ATGAGATTTTGGCATATCGCAGCGCCGGTTGTGGCTCTGCTTGTTTCGATGAACAGTTTCGCGGCAGCGACCGTTTCCGGCAAAGTGAATTTCAAGGGGACGCCGCCGGCCGCGAAGCCGATCAAAATGAATGCGGACCCGAACTGCATGAAGTTGCATGCAAAAGCCGTGATGACGGATTACGTCATCGTGAACAAGAACGGGACGCTGAAGAACGCGTTCGTGTACGTCAAAGATGGTCTCACGGGAAAGAGTTTCACGGCGTCGACCACGGCTGTCACGTTCGATCAGCGCGGTTGCCAGTACGCACCTCACGTTTTCGGCATGATGGTGAATCAGCCGTTGAATATTCTCAACAGCGACCCCACGCTTCACAACGTCCACGCGATGCCGAAAGCGAGCAAGCAATTCAACGCGGGTATGCCGGTGAAAGACATGAAGATCACACGGAAATTTGAAAAGCCGGAAATCATGGTTCCGATCAAATGCGACGTTCATCCCTGGATGAAGGCGTACGTCGGGGTCCTCGACCATCCTTATTACAGCGTGACCAACGATGAAGGAGCGTTCGAGATTAAAGATCTTCCCGTTGGAAAGTACACGGTCACGGCATGGCACGAGAAGTACGGCACAAAAGACATGTCGATCACGGTCGAAGTAGGCAAGCCGGCCACGATCGATTTCACTTTTGAATCGACCGGCGCCGAGGCCGCGAAAGCTGAATAA
- a CDS encoding glycerol-3-phosphate dehydrogenase/oxidase, which produces MVPKSSSGNPSIGAATFSAALRLDVLSICSETPLDVAIIGGGITGAGCLRDAAMRSLRAALFEREDFAVGTSSRSSKLIHGGLRYLETFDWGLVFEASRERKILLKTASPWVQPLPFLVPVYRGHRWGLPAVAAGVWLYDLLSAFRNVGHPSIYSRGKTRQLEPELRREGLIGSVLYYDAAVHDTALTLANVRSGWDQGGLACNHAEVTRFLEENERVTGVVVRDRLSGKSFDIRARWVVNATGPWSDLTRAKLNPSLKKRLRLTKGVHIILAPRRLSRRRAMLLLAPSDGRVTFVIPWCGSTLVGTTETDFEGDPATVCPGRTDVDYLLDTANYYFPNEKLLRADIVSVFAGLRPLLQDEHNLPSKVSREHHLFSDRPGLLTIAGGKYTTYRRMAEETVDWLAAHTPEWRSRLNPCRTAEDSIRPTSPASALDLFVSPPPDEFRSIALHAIEREMAATVSDVLGRRLSLLLLDRQHGSGAVENVAQILRERLGWTSDEAARQVREYRELIRLARSGLD; this is translated from the coding sequence GTGGTCCCAAAATCAAGCTCCGGTAACCCGAGTATAGGCGCGGCCACGTTCTCCGCGGCTCTCCGATTGGATGTCCTCTCGATCTGTTCAGAGACGCCTCTCGACGTGGCGATCATCGGCGGAGGAATTACCGGTGCCGGCTGTCTCCGAGATGCGGCGATGCGGAGCCTTCGCGCCGCTCTTTTCGAACGAGAAGATTTCGCCGTCGGAACTTCGAGCCGATCGTCCAAACTGATTCATGGTGGCCTTCGCTATCTCGAGACTTTCGACTGGGGTCTTGTTTTCGAAGCCAGTCGTGAACGGAAGATCCTACTGAAAACCGCCTCTCCGTGGGTTCAGCCTCTCCCCTTCTTGGTTCCGGTTTACCGGGGACATCGATGGGGCCTTCCCGCGGTCGCTGCAGGAGTCTGGCTATACGACCTGTTATCTGCGTTCCGAAACGTCGGGCACCCTTCCATTTATTCCCGAGGAAAAACCCGCCAACTCGAACCGGAGCTCCGAAGGGAAGGATTGATCGGCTCCGTTCTCTATTATGACGCCGCCGTCCACGACACGGCGTTGACTCTTGCCAACGTCCGTTCGGGTTGGGATCAGGGAGGTCTGGCGTGCAATCACGCCGAAGTGACCCGTTTTTTGGAGGAGAACGAACGGGTGACCGGAGTCGTCGTTCGGGATCGCCTGTCGGGCAAGTCCTTCGACATTCGCGCGCGCTGGGTCGTGAACGCCACCGGCCCCTGGTCCGATCTGACGCGGGCAAAACTAAACCCGTCGCTCAAGAAACGACTGAGACTCACGAAGGGCGTGCACATCATCTTGGCTCCCCGGCGCTTATCCCGCCGTCGGGCGATGCTCCTGCTGGCGCCGAGCGACGGACGGGTGACATTCGTGATTCCGTGGTGTGGATCGACGCTCGTAGGAACCACCGAAACCGATTTCGAAGGAGACCCGGCGACCGTTTGTCCAGGCAGAACCGACGTCGACTACCTCCTCGACACCGCGAACTACTACTTCCCGAACGAAAAACTGCTCCGGGCAGACATTGTCAGCGTGTTTGCGGGACTCCGTCCCCTTCTGCAGGATGAACATAATCTCCCGTCCAAGGTTTCGCGCGAGCACCACCTTTTCTCGGACCGGCCCGGACTGCTCACCATCGCGGGAGGGAAATACACCACGTATCGGCGAATGGCCGAAGAGACCGTAGATTGGCTTGCGGCCCATACGCCCGAGTGGCGTAGTCGACTGAACCCGTGCCGGACTGCGGAGGACTCGATTCGGCCCACCTCCCCCGCATCGGCTCTCGATTTGTTCGTTTCCCCTCCGCCCGATGAATTCCGCAGTATTGCACTCCACGCCATCGAACGAGAAATGGCCGCCACGGTCAGCGACGTCCTTGGCCGCCGGCTTTCGCTCCTGCTCCTCGATCGTCAACATGGCAGCGGCGCGGTTGAAAATGTCGCTCAGATTTTGAGAGAACGGCTCGGCTGGACATCCGACGAAGCGGCTCGCCAAGTCCGGGAGTATCGGGAATTAATCCGTTTGGCCCGAAGCGGACTCGATTAG
- a CDS encoding PfkB family carbohydrate kinase — protein sequence MFDFSQNRSFDIVGIGRNSWDRLAVVPTYPVPNTKSEVLTLDNQPGGQVATTIVAAARLGAKTRYLGKFGDDAGGRAVRGALVREGIDLSESKVIPGVSNQSAFIVVDKKNKTRTVFSYLDARLAINSDDFAHEAITSGKILFLGGRRPETVIPFAQMGREAGCIVAIDADTISHDTAEMISHAHITVSPEEVILLFTGERTVEKALKAMAKMGPRFICCTRGEKGATAVVDGEMMSASAFDISVRDTTGAGDVFQGALLVALLEKKPLSETLRLSNAAAAIKCKTLGGQRGIPGRGEVEAFLASQR from the coding sequence ATGTTTGATTTTTCCCAAAACCGTTCGTTCGACATCGTCGGTATCGGAAGAAATTCCTGGGATCGCTTGGCGGTGGTTCCCACCTATCCCGTGCCGAACACGAAGTCCGAGGTTCTCACGTTGGACAACCAACCGGGAGGGCAGGTCGCCACGACGATCGTGGCCGCCGCGCGACTAGGGGCGAAGACGCGATACCTGGGAAAATTCGGTGACGATGCCGGGGGTCGCGCCGTCCGCGGAGCGTTGGTTCGCGAGGGGATCGATCTTTCGGAATCCAAAGTCATTCCGGGCGTCTCCAACCAATCGGCGTTCATCGTCGTGGACAAAAAGAATAAAACGCGCACGGTGTTCAGCTATCTGGATGCACGCCTGGCGATCAACTCGGACGATTTCGCCCACGAGGCGATCACCAGCGGAAAAATCCTTTTCCTCGGCGGGCGGCGGCCGGAGACCGTCATCCCTTTTGCTCAGATGGGGCGCGAAGCCGGTTGTATCGTCGCCATCGACGCCGACACCATCTCGCACGACACTGCCGAAATGATCTCTCACGCGCATATTACCGTCAGCCCAGAAGAGGTGATTCTCCTTTTCACCGGAGAGCGCACGGTCGAAAAGGCCCTGAAGGCGATGGCCAAGATGGGTCCCCGTTTCATCTGTTGCACGCGGGGCGAAAAAGGGGCGACGGCCGTGGTCGACGGCGAGATGATGAGCGCCTCGGCCTTTGACATCAGCGTCCGTGACACCACCGGTGCGGGGGACGTCTTTCAAGGGGCCCTTTTGGTCGCGCTTTTGGAAAAGAAGCCTCTTTCCGAAACCCTTCGTCTGTCGAACGCCGCCGCCGCGATCAAATGCAAGACCCTCGGCGGGCAAAGAGGAATTCCCGGCCGTGGAGAGGTCGAAGCGTTTCTCGCATCCCAAAGATAG
- a CDS encoding alpha/beta hydrolase, with amino-acid sequence MWADRFIFFPERDYFEKPDAYSLSYRDAWIETSDHVRLHAWWIGEEKHRTTVLFFHGNAGNISHRVDRIHALGDIPLRFLLLDYRGYGQSEGSPSEDGIYADASAAYGYLRKIGGLDPSEIVLFGESLGGAAAVDLASRETVARVVLESTFTSMKDMADVVMPMVPSALVPEAYNSVEKIKKVHVPIHIFHGDADEIVPFDLGRKLFEAANEPKRYFPVRGAHHNDVYIVGGETYRRQMVAALLGENTSP; translated from the coding sequence GTGTGGGCTGATCGGTTCATCTTTTTCCCGGAACGCGATTATTTCGAGAAACCGGACGCCTACTCTCTTTCGTACCGGGATGCTTGGATCGAAACTTCCGACCACGTTCGTCTTCACGCGTGGTGGATCGGCGAAGAAAAGCATCGCACCACGGTTCTCTTTTTTCACGGCAATGCCGGAAACATCAGCCACCGGGTCGACCGCATTCACGCATTGGGCGATATCCCCCTTCGGTTTCTCCTTTTGGATTACCGAGGCTATGGCCAAAGTGAAGGGAGCCCTTCGGAAGACGGAATTTACGCGGACGCGTCAGCCGCCTACGGTTACCTGCGAAAAATCGGAGGCCTAGACCCTTCCGAGATCGTTCTTTTCGGGGAATCGCTCGGAGGAGCGGCGGCGGTCGATCTTGCGTCTCGAGAGACGGTAGCGCGCGTCGTCCTGGAGTCGACGTTCACATCGATGAAGGACATGGCCGACGTCGTCATGCCGATGGTTCCGTCGGCCCTTGTTCCGGAGGCCTATAACTCTGTTGAAAAGATTAAGAAAGTTCATGTTCCGATCCACATTTTCCACGGGGATGCGGATGAAATCGTCCCTTTCGACCTTGGACGAAAGCTCTTTGAAGCGGCCAACGAGCCGAAACGATATTTCCCCGTCCGCGGCGCCCACCACAACGACGTCTACATTGTGGGCGGGGAAACCTATCGGCGGCAAATGGTTGCGGCGCTCCTTGGCGAGAACACGAGCCCTTAA
- a CDS encoding type I glyceraldehyde-3-phosphate dehydrogenase, which translates to MAIRVGIMGFGRIGRNIFRILHSQNEIEIVAICDLGDAKAMEYLLKFDTVHGRFPDPVVAKGDSLYVKGKQIRMFQLREPGEVPWGDVGADIVVEASAKYRTRAWLEKHLARGAKRVILTVPPTDELDAILIRGVNDHVLSPKHRLISTSSITANCVALTLKILHEAFGVERAFMTTVHAYTNDQRLADVPHTDLRRSRAAAENIIPTETFAPKVIGKVLPELDGRLDGMAMNVPVPDGSNVDLVTETTRAVTVESVNEIFRSAAGGPYKGIVEFMEDPIVSSDVIGDTDSVVFDSLATQVLGDRLVKTISWYDNGWAYAQRVVEVIHAIAQLGGTH; encoded by the coding sequence ATGGCTATTCGAGTCGGCATCATGGGCTTTGGCCGGATCGGGCGGAATATTTTCCGCATTCTTCACAGCCAGAATGAAATCGAGATCGTCGCGATCTGCGATCTGGGCGACGCCAAGGCCATGGAGTATCTCCTCAAGTTCGACACGGTCCACGGCCGCTTTCCCGACCCGGTCGTGGCCAAAGGGGATTCTCTTTATGTGAAGGGGAAGCAGATCCGGATGTTCCAGCTCCGCGAACCGGGCGAGGTTCCTTGGGGGGACGTCGGCGCCGACATCGTCGTGGAAGCTTCGGCCAAATACCGCACGCGCGCCTGGCTCGAAAAGCACCTGGCCCGCGGCGCCAAGCGAGTGATCTTGACGGTCCCCCCCACCGACGAACTCGATGCGATCTTAATCCGGGGCGTGAACGATCATGTGCTTTCGCCGAAACACCGCCTCATTTCCACCAGCTCGATCACGGCCAACTGCGTGGCGCTCACGCTCAAAATTCTCCACGAGGCGTTCGGCGTCGAACGAGCTTTTATGACGACGGTTCACGCCTATACCAACGATCAGCGCTTGGCCGACGTTCCGCACACGGACTTGCGCCGATCGCGCGCGGCGGCCGAAAACATCATTCCGACCGAAACGTTCGCCCCCAAAGTCATCGGGAAAGTGCTTCCCGAATTAGACGGCCGTCTGGACGGAATGGCGATGAACGTCCCCGTTCCCGACGGCTCCAACGTCGACCTCGTCACCGAGACCACGCGCGCCGTAACCGTGGAATCGGTCAACGAAATTTTCCGGAGCGCGGCCGGCGGGCCGTACAAAGGAATCGTGGAATTCATGGAAGACCCGATCGTCTCCAGCGACGTCATCGGCGATACCGATTCCGTGGTCTTCGATTCGCTCGCCACGCAGGTCCTCGGCGATCGACTGGTCAAGACGATTTCTTGGTACGACAACGGCTGGGCTTACGCCCAGCGGGTCGTGGAGGTCATTCACGCCATCGCCCAGCTGGGGGGAACGCACTAA
- the gap gene encoding type I glyceraldehyde-3-phosphate dehydrogenase translates to MAVRVAINGFGRIGRGVFRIAVDRKDIEFVALNDVTENETLAYLLRYDTVHGLFPHPVKLEDGELVTGAQRMKMLTESDPAKLPWKEFNVDVVIESTGRFRSRAEVEKHVQAGAKRVILTVPPKDALDAMVVLGVNDHILRPEHKLVSNASCTTNCLAPIVKVLHDAFGLERGFMTTVHAYTNDQHLSDVFHKDFRRARAANENIIPTTTGAAKAVGKILPELSGKLDGMSMRVPIPDGSITDFVAVLKRNVAVAEINDAVRNAADGPMKGIVQYSTEPIVSSDIIGNSHSAIFDAPFTKVLRGNFVKTVSWYDNEWGYSSRCVDLIMRLAAL, encoded by the coding sequence ATGGCCGTTCGTGTGGCCATCAACGGTTTCGGGCGTATCGGCCGGGGTGTCTTTCGGATCGCCGTCGACCGGAAAGATATCGAATTCGTGGCGCTCAACGACGTCACCGAAAATGAAACCCTGGCCTACCTTCTTCGGTATGACACGGTGCATGGGTTGTTCCCCCATCCGGTCAAACTGGAAGATGGCGAGCTCGTCACCGGAGCGCAACGGATGAAGATGCTCACCGAGAGCGATCCCGCCAAACTTCCATGGAAGGAATTCAATGTGGATGTGGTGATCGAATCGACGGGACGATTTCGATCCCGGGCGGAGGTCGAAAAGCATGTTCAGGCAGGCGCCAAGCGAGTCATCTTGACCGTGCCTCCGAAAGACGCTCTCGATGCCATGGTCGTTCTGGGCGTCAACGATCACATCCTCCGTCCCGAGCACAAGCTCGTGTCCAACGCCTCGTGCACGACGAATTGCCTCGCCCCGATCGTCAAAGTTCTGCACGACGCTTTTGGTCTCGAGCGGGGATTCATGACGACCGTGCACGCCTACACGAACGATCAACACCTGTCCGACGTCTTTCACAAGGACTTCCGCCGCGCTCGCGCCGCCAATGAAAACATCATTCCGACCACCACAGGAGCAGCCAAGGCGGTGGGAAAGATCCTGCCCGAACTGAGCGGAAAGCTGGACGGGATGTCGATGCGTGTTCCCATTCCGGATGGATCCATCACCGACTTCGTGGCCGTCCTCAAGAGAAATGTGGCGGTCGCCGAGATCAATGACGCCGTTCGAAACGCCGCCGATGGCCCGATGAAGGGGATCGTTCAGTATTCGACGGAGCCGATCGTTTCGTCCGATATCATCGGCAACTCACACTCCGCGATCTTCGACGCCCCGTTCACGAAGGTCCTGCGCGGAAACTTCGTGAAAACTGTCTCGTGGTACGACAACGAGTGGGGATATTCAAGTCGGTGCGTGGACTTAATTATGCGATTGGCCGCGCTCTAA
- a CDS encoding deoxyribonuclease IV, giving the protein MRSRDTRGAKTPRHQTAPILGAHESIGGGVSTAIERAQKIEAQALQLFTKNSNQWKGKLLTSQEAEEFREKRSKAGIQFAFAHDSYLINLASPDKSLRARSIAAFLDEMDRAELLDLDFIVFHPGAHMGDGIGQGCGRVADAMSQVLEKRPKQNVRLLIENAAGQGTTLGRTFEELAQIREGVEDKARVGFCFDTCHAFAAGYELRTKEGYEATMKELNRTVGLDHVRAFHLNDSKKGVDCRVDRHQHIGKGEIGLEAFRMLLNDPRFSGRPMVLETPKSHDLHEDIENLSTLRGLID; this is encoded by the coding sequence TTGCGCTCACGTGACACCAGAGGGGCCAAAACGCCCCGGCATCAGACGGCTCCCATTTTGGGTGCGCATGAATCGATTGGTGGGGGCGTAAGCACTGCGATCGAGCGGGCGCAGAAGATTGAAGCGCAAGCCCTTCAATTGTTCACGAAAAACTCCAATCAATGGAAGGGAAAGCTCCTCACGTCCCAGGAGGCGGAAGAGTTTCGCGAAAAGAGGTCGAAAGCCGGGATTCAATTCGCCTTCGCGCACGACTCCTATCTGATCAACTTGGCCTCTCCGGACAAATCGCTGCGCGCACGGTCGATCGCGGCTTTCTTGGATGAGATGGACCGGGCGGAATTGCTGGATTTGGATTTCATTGTTTTTCACCCGGGCGCTCATATGGGGGATGGAATCGGCCAGGGCTGCGGTCGTGTGGCCGATGCGATGAGCCAGGTCTTGGAAAAGCGCCCCAAGCAAAATGTTCGCCTTTTGATCGAAAATGCTGCGGGGCAGGGGACGACGCTCGGCCGGACGTTTGAAGAGCTCGCTCAGATTCGTGAAGGGGTGGAGGACAAAGCCCGCGTCGGATTTTGTTTCGACACGTGCCATGCGTTCGCCGCGGGCTACGAGCTTCGAACGAAAGAAGGGTACGAGGCGACAATGAAGGAACTAAACCGAACGGTGGGACTCGACCACGTTCGAGCGTTTCATTTGAACGACTCGAAAAAAGGTGTCGATTGCCGAGTCGATCGCCATCAACATATCGGCAAGGGGGAAATCGGCTTGGAGGCCTTTCGAATGTTGTTAAACGATCCTCGATTCTCCGGCCGGCCGATGGTATTGGAGACGCCGAAATCCCACGATCTGCACGAAGACATTGAAAACCTAAGTACGTTACGTGGTTTGATCGATTAG